TCTCCAGCATCAGCAGGGTGGTCGGGAGCGTCGCGGCGGGCTGGACCTTGCCGGTCGAGGTCTTGATGAAGTCGCCTCCGGCCAGGATGCCGAGCCACGAGGCGCGCTTGATGTTGTCGTAGGTGTTCAGCTCACCGGTCTCCAGGATCACCTTGAGCGAGGCGTAGGAGCCGTCTTCGCGACGGCACGCTTCCTTGACCTGGGCGATCTGGTCGAACACGAGGCCGTAGCGGCCCGACAGGAACGCCCCACGGTCGATGACCATGTCGATCTCGTCGGCTCCGGCGGCGACCGCCTCAGCGGTGTCGGCGAGCTTGATCGCGAGCGACGAGCGCCCGCTCGGGAATGCCGTGGCCACCGCCGCGACGGAGATCAGACCGTCGTCGGGGTCGCCGTGCAGGCTCCCCAGCGCCGTGACCGCGTCGGCGACCATGTCGCCGTAGACGCAGACGGCGGCAACCCGCGGGGTCGACGCATCGGCGGCATCCGGGTTCTTCGCCTTGGCGACCAGGGAGCGCACCTTGCCGGGGGTGTCCGCACCCTCGAGCGTCGTCAGGTCGATCAGCTTGATGATCGTGTCGAGCGCCCACGCCTTCGAGGTGGTCTTGATCGAGCGGGTGCCGAGCCCGGCAGCGCGCTGCTCCAGACCGACGGCGTCCACTCCGGGAAGTCCGTGCAGGAAACGCCGGAGCGTGGCGTCGTCGGGCTCTCCGCCCAGAACGTCCACCGCCGTCCTGCGGTTGAGTTCTTTGGTCGTCACTGTTCCTCCAACAATGCTCGTGCTGTGGTCTCATCGGTCACCAGAACGCCGCACAGGCCGCTGGTCACGACAGTGCGCGCGATGTCGTGCTTGGCGGGTCCCGCCGTGACGAAGATCGCGCGGGTGGCTCCGCGCAGGCGGTCGAGCGAGACGCCGACCGTTCGCGCATCGAGCTGCGAGTCGACGATGTTGCCCTCGGCGTCGACATAGCGCCCGAGAACGTCTCCGACCGCGCCACGACGCGCGAGCTCTTCCACGTCCTCGGCGCTGAGGTATCCGTTCTCGACGTGAGCGGAAGAGGCATCGCAGGGTCCGGCGGTGAACAGGAACGCCTGCGCCTCCGCGGCTTCTTCGAGCACCGCGGCGACCGTGCGGTCGGACTCGATCGCCTGCTTCGTCTCCACGCGCTCGAGGATCGCGGGGCTCGGAAGCAGGGAGACCTGTCCCGAGGCGCGCTGCGCGATCGTGACAGCGAGGCCGGCAGCACCGCCGGAGCGCCGGTTCAGGCTCACTCCCCCGTTGAGCTGCACGACGGTCACGCCGTTCGCCCACCCGTCGGGGAGCGCTTCGGCGACTGCGCGGAGCGTGCGTCCCCAGCTCACCCCGAGAGTGCGGGGCACCGGCCGGAGGGCGGTCAGGAAGTCTGCGGCGGCCTGCGCGACGCGCTCGAGTGTGCCGTCATCGCCGTCGGGCGCCGGCACGACGACGGCATCCGTCAGTCCGAACCGGTCGACCAGAAGCCGCTCGAGGCCGAGCCTGCGGGCGCGCGGGTGCACGATCTCGATGCGCACGATGCCACGTTCACGGGCCTGCGTGAGCAGCCGACCGACCTTCCACCGGGAGATCTTGAGGAGTCCGCCGATCTCGTCCTGGGTCTTGTCCTCGTCGTAGTACAGCTCGGCGACGCGAACCATGAGCAGATCTTCTTCCACGGCTTCCTCCTTCCTCCTCCAGAGTAGGCCTTTGACAGCGTTCGCGCACCATCTTGCTCATATGCGCATCCTCCGCCAGGGCGAGTGCACATCCGCCGGAACGACGAAAGGGCGCCTGTCGTGATGACGGACGCCCTTCGAGTCGATCGGGATCAGACGCGCTTGCGCGTCGTGAGCACCTGGTCGACGATGCCGTACTCCAGCGCCTGCGATGCGGAGAGGATGTTGTCGCGGTCGATGTCGCGGTTCACCTGCTCCGGGGTGCGCTTGGTGTGCCCGGCGAGGGTCTCCTCGAGCCACGTGCGCATGCGGAGGATCTCCGCGGCCTGGATCTCGATGTCGGAGGCCTGGCCGTGCCCGGCCTCCCCCATCGCGGGCTGGTGGATGAGCACCCGGGCGTTCGGGAGCGCGAGGCGCTTGCCCGGCGCACCGGCCGCGAGCAGCACGGCCGCAGCAGAGGCTGCCTGGCCGAGCACCACGGTCTGGATCTGCGGCGCGACGTACTGCATCGTGTCGTAGATCGCCGTCATCGCGGTGAACGAGCCACCGGGCGAGTTGATGTACATCGTGATGTCACGCTCGGCATCCTGGCTCTCCAGGACGAGGAGCTGCGCCATCACGTCGTCGGCCGAGGCGTCGTCGACCTGCACGCCGAGGAAGATCACGCGGTCTTCGAACAGCTTGTTGTACGGGTCCTGACGCTTGAAGCCGTAGGCCGTGCGCTCCTCGAACTGCGGGAGCACGTAGCGGCTGGAGGGCAGGTCACCGGCTGAGCGGAAGGTGGGTGTGTACATGAGCGTCCTTTCGCTTTCCGTTACTCGGTGTCCTGGTCGGTTCCGCCGCCGCCGATGACGTCGGAGGCCGATTCGCGGATGTGGTCGACGAAGCCGTACTCGAGCGCTTCCTCGGCCGTGAACCAGCGGTCGCGGTCACCGTCGGCGTTGATCTGCTCGACGGACTTCCCGGTCTGGGCCGCCGTGATCTCGGCAAGGCGGTTCTTCATCGACATGATGAGCTGCGCCTGGGTCTGGATGTCGCTCGACGTTCCGCCGAAGCCACCGTGCGGCTGGTGCAGCAGCACTCGCGCGTTGGGCGTGATGTACCGCTTGCCCTTGGTGCCCGCGGTGAGCAGCAGCTGGCCCATCGAGGCGGCCATACCGATGCCGACCGTGACGATGTCGTTCGGCACGAACTGCATCGTGTCGTAGATCGCCATGCCGGCGGTGATGGAGCCACCGGGCGAGTTCACGTAGAGGTAGATGTCTCGCTCGGAGTCCTCTGCGGCGAGAAGAAGGATCTTCGCGCAGATCTCGTTCGCGTTCTCGTCGCGCACCTCCGACCCCAGCCAGATGATGCGGTCCTTCAGCAACCTGTCGAAGACGCTCGTTGCGAGGAGGGGTTCTGCAGCCATGTCAGCTCCTGATTCCGTGTTTCAGTGATTCGAATCTACCGGCGTCAACGCAGCACCCAGGCCGTGTTCGCCGTCGGCATATCAGGTGTCGGCGTCCGCGATCTCGCGGGCATATGCCGTCATCGACCGGTGGTAGCGCGGCAGATGCGGCACCAGGGCGAGCAGAGCCACCGAGAGACCCTGCGCCGGCCGTCCCGCGCTCGCGAGGATGAGGGCATGGACGCACGCGATGGCGTCGCGATACGGACCGTCCGCCGACAGCTCCTCCTCGGTGCGGATCACGGCGAGGGCGTCGTCGTACTCGCCGAGGTTCCGCAGAGAGCTGGCCATCTGGATCACGCACTGCGGGCGATGCTCCTCGTCCAAGCCCAGCGCCAGGGCGCGCCGATACAGCACGACGGCCTCCGCCGGTCTCCCCGCGGAATCCCGCGCACCACCGCGCTCGAACTCCGCACGCGCGTCATCCGGTCCGCGTTCGGCGGCGAGGGCGTCGATGCGGGCGATCGTGTCGTCGCCGACCTCTTCGCCTGTCGCGTCACCCCACACCTCGTCGATGCGCTCATCCCACGTCTTCATCACTGTCCGCTCCCTGTATGGAAAAGAGGGCGGATGCCGCAGCATCCGCCCTCTTCACTGGATCGTGTCCGATCACTCGGCCTTGTCGGCCGCCTTCTTGGCCGGAGCCTTCTTGGCGGCGGGCTTCTTGGCAGCCGTCTTCTCGGCCTCGTCAGCCGCATCGGCCTTCTTGGCCGGAGCCTTCTTGGCAGCAGGCTTCTTGGCAGGAGCCTTCTTGGCCGGCTTCTCCTCGACCTCGGCGGACTCGGCCTCGGCGGCCTCGTCGTCGGTGACGATGAAGTCGGACAGATCGACGGGCTTGCCGTTGCTGTCGACGACCTTCACCTTGCCCAGGGCGATCGCGAGGGCCTTGTTGCGGGCGACCTCACCGACGAGCGCCGGCAGCTGGTTCGAGGACTCCAGCGCCTCGACGAACTCCTGCGGAGCCATGCCGTACTGCGCAGCCGACTGGATGAGGTACTGGCTGAGCTCTTCCTGCGACACCTGAACATCGGCCTGCTCGGCGATCGTGTCGAGGAGAACCTGCGTGCGGAACTGCTTCTCGCTGGCCTCGGTGACCTCGGCGCGGTGCACCTCGTCCTCGAGACGGCCCTCGCCCTCGAGGTGGTTGTGCACCTCGTCTTCGATGAGCTGCGGCGGGACCGGGATCTCGATCTGCTCGAGCAGCACCTCGACGAGCTTGTCGCGCGCGGCGGAGCCCTGCGTGAAGACGCCCTGCTGAGCGACGCGCTCGGCGAGGCTCTCGCGGAGCTCGGCGATCGTGTCGAACTCGCTCGCGATCTGTGCGAAGTCGTCGTCGGCCTCGGGGAGCTCGCGCTCCTTGACCGCCTTGACCGTCACGGAGACCTCGGCCTCGGAACCGGCGTGGTCGCCGCCGACCAGAGCCGAGCGGAACGTGGTGTCCTCACCGGCGGTGAGCGACTCGATCGCGTCGTCGATGCCCTCGAGCAGCTCGCCGGAGCCGACCTCGTAGGAGACGCCCTCGGCGCGGTCGATCTCGGCGCCGTCGATCGTGGCGACGAGGTCGAGCTCGACGAAGTCACCCTTCGCGGCGGGACGGTCGACCGGGACGAGCGTGCCGAAGCGGGCGCGCATGTTGTCGAGCTCTGCGTCGAGCGCGGCGTCATCGGCCTCGACGGCGTCGACCGTCACCGTGATGCCGTCGTAGGAGGGCAGCTCGATCTCGGGGCGGACGTCCACCTCGATGTCGACGAGCAGGTCGCCCGAGAAGTCCTTCTCGTTCGGCCACTGCGTGATGTCGGCGGCCGGGCGGCCGACGACGCGCAGCTTGTGCTCGACCGTCGCGTCGCGGAAGAACTTGTCCAGGCCCTCGTTGACGGCGTGCTCGATGACGGCGCCACGACCGATGCGCTGGTCGATGATCGGAGCCGGGACCTTGCCCTTGCGGAAGCCGGGGATCTGCACGTCCTGAGCGATGTGCTCGTACGCGTGAGCGATGCTGGGCTTGAGGTCGTCCGGGGTGACCGTGATGGTGAGCTTGACCCGGGTCGGGGTCAGCTTCTCGACGGTGCTGTTCGCCATGCTGGTGTGTTCTCCTTGTGATTTCCGCTTCGAATCGCGGCTGTAAGGTCCGTGGGGGCCGTGTCGGGGCGACAGGAGTTGAACCTGCGACCTCCCGCTCCCAAAGCGGGCGCTCTACCAAACTGAGCTACGCCCCGGGGAATCCGCACGCGGATTCAGCCCCACCGAGTCTAACGGACAGGAGCATGCGTCAGAGTCCGGTATAGTCGATGAGTCGGTACCGAACCTTTCCGAAGGTGCGGATCCGGGGCTGTAGCTTAGTGGTAAAGCCTCTGTCTTCCAAACAGATGATGCGAGTTCGATTCTCGTCAGCCCCTCCACTCGAGAAGGCCCCCACCATCGGTGGGGGCCTTCTCGCATTCCTGTCCCTCCCGTCGAATACGCTGACAGCACCGCTGCACGCAGTCTCCGACCGGAAGGCACCATCGAATGGGTCAGACGCTTCGCGACGGCGGGCACCAGCTGCCCGTCCAGTTCTCCGCGGCATCCTCCGCCCCTGTACCGACGCCGCCACGCCGAAGCACGCGCACCGGACTCCTTCTCGGCCTGCTCGGTGGAGCCGCCGTGATCGCGGCGTTGGCCATCACTCAGGTGACATCGAATCTCGGATACGACAGCGCCGCGTCGCAGTACGAGAGCGCCGCCGAGACGACGTCGAGCGCGAAGGCGCAGGTGCGCGACGAGATCGCCGACCTGCGTGCAGCAACCGATGCGGCCGGACGGGTCATCTCGGGAGGGAACCAGCCGATCGCCGTGCCCGACGATGTGCATGCCGGGCTCGCCTCGGCGGTCGAAGACAGCACCGCCACGGCCTCGGACGCGGATGGCGTCGTCGCGACGGACATCCCTGCCGTTGGCACGAAGCCCGGCTGGTTCTGGGAGCTGTTCGGCGCCACGTCGGAACTGGACGAGCGACTCCGCGACGTCGATGCCCTCGCCGACGAGCTCGTGGACGCCTCGACCGATATCGAAGACGCACGGGCGACGGTGACCGAGAGCGGTCTGGCTGTGATCACCACTGCGGGCGAGGCCGCGCCCGGGTTCGAAGGCGCTCATCTCTCGGCACGCACCGAAACCGTGATCGCCCTGCGCGACGCGGCCGCGGAGGCGACGACTGCGACGGCGGTGGATGAAGATGCGGCCACGGCCTACCTCGCCCTGCAGGCCGCGGCTGCGCAGGTCATCGCAACCGAGAACGAAGAGCTGGCGGAGAAGGCAGGGCCGCTTCTGGACACCCGGCTCGAGATCGAGGCGTTCGCGAGGTCCCTCGCTCCCGGCGTGCTTCTCGACTTCGACTGGGCGCCGGTGGTCAGCGGCGCCGGCTACAACGGCAGCATGGGCGGCTATACGACCTGGTGGTGGGGAGAGAAGGGGCGGGCGACCATCGCACTCTCGAACTCGGTTGCCGAGCAGTGGCCGGGCGTCCGGAGCAAGGCGCTCGTCGCACACGAGGTCGGGCATGCGATCAGTGTCAAGTGTCAGAGCATGTACGACTCCTCCACGCAGGACAGCATCGAGAAGTGGGCGACCGCCTGGGCCATCAGCATGGGCTACACCGACGATGCCAACGGGGTCTGGGCATACGGATACCCTCCGCAGAACTACATCGACGCGGCGGCGGGCTGCCGCTGAGCACGGTCTCCGGATACGGAAGAAGCCGCCGCGATCACTCGCGGCGGCTTCTTCTAGGTCAGACCGAGGTCACTGTCCCCGGCGCTCACGCAACTGCGTGAGAGCATCGTCGAGAAGCTGGACGGCTTCCTCGTCGGTACGACGCTCCTTCACGTAGGCGAGGTGAGTCTTGTACGGCTCCGCCTTCGCGAGCGCAGGAGGATTCTCCTTGTCGCGACCGGCGGGAAGACCGGACTGCGGGTGATCGATCGTCTCCGGGATCTCCTCTTCCGGGAGACCGGCGGCGAAGTACCGCACGGTCTCGTTGCCGAGGCCGTCCCAGTACGAGACCGCGATGCGGTCGGCGTGATAGCCGTGGTCCTGCTCGCCCATGGGGCCGGAGCCCACTCGGGTTCCGCGGATCGCGTTTCCACCGGTTGCCATCAGATGACCTCGAATTTCGTGATGAGGCCCAGCGCGACGATGGAGACGAACCACGTCAGAGCCAGGACGACGGTGAAGCGGTTCAGGTTCCGCTCCGCGAGTCCGGAAGAGCCGACCGCGGAGGTCATGCCTCCACCGAACATGTCGGACAGGCCACCGCCGCGACCTTTGTGCAAGAGGATGAGGAGGGTCAGCAGAACGCTGGTGATACCCAGCACGACCTGCAGGACGAACTCGAGAATTGCCACGAGAAAGAGCCTTTCGATGGGGCCGGAGCGCCCCCGTAACGGTCAAGTATACGGTGCAGCGGGGCCGAAGCCCCGCTGCACTCACACGCCGACGTGCTTCTCGAAGCGGATGATCGCGGCGAACTCGTCCACGACGAGGCTCGCCCCGCCGACCAGAGCGCCGTCCACATCGGGTTCGCGCATGAAGCTGGCGATGTTGCCCGACTTCACCGAACCGCCGTAGAGGATGCGCGTGCGCGCGGCCGCTTCGTCGCCCAGAACCTTCGCGATGACGGCGCGCAGTGCGGCGCAGACATCCTGCGCCTGCTGCGGGGTCGCCGCCTGGCCGGAGCCGATCGCCCATACGGGCTCGTAGGCCACGACGATGTCCGCCTTCGGCGAGACGCCATCGAGCGCGGCTTCGAGCTGCGACACCGGAACCGCACTGGCGCCGAACTTCTCGAGGTCGCCAGCGGTCTCACCGACGCAGATCACGGGCACGAGGCCGTGCTTGAGCGACGCCTTCACCTTGGCGGCCACGATGTCGTCGCCTTCGGAGTGGTACTCACGACGCTCGGAGTGTCCGATGATGACGTACTTCGCGTCGAGCTTCGCCAGGAACGCCCCGGAGACCTCGCCGGTGTACGCACCGGAGTCGTGCGCCGACACATCCTGCGCACCGAGCGCGAACGGGATCTTGTCCGCATCGATGAGCGTCTGCACGCTGCGGATGTCGGTGAAGGGCGGGAAGACCGCCACCTCGACGGACCCGTCCTCGTGCTTGGCATCCTTCAACGTCCAGTGCAGCTTCTGCACGAACGCGACCGCCTGAAGGTGGTCGAGATTCATCTTCCAGTTTCCCGCGATCAGCGGGGTACGGGAGTTCACGCCCATCCGAGGACCTCCAGCCCAGGTAGTTTCTTGCCCTCGAGGAATTCGAGGCTCGCGCCGCCGCCGGTCGAGATATGACCGAACTGGTCGTCGGAGAATCCGAGCTGACGCACGGCCGCCGCGGAGTCACCGCCGCCCACCACGCTGAGGCCGTCGACCTCGGTGAGCGCCTGCGCCACGGTCTTGGTGCCGGCCGCGAACGCGGGGAACTCGAACACGCCCATCGGGCCGTTCCAGAACACCGTCTTCGACTCGCGGATGACCTCCGCGAAACGCTCCGCCGTCGCAGGGCCGATGTCCAGTCCGATGCCGGAGGCACCGAACGGCGTCGACTCGATCGCGTCGGCGGCGGCGACTTCGTGCGCGGCGTCCGCGCCGAAGGATGCGGCGACCACGACATCGGTGGGGAGCACGAGCTCCACGCCACGCTCGGCGGCCTCCGCGATGTAGCCGCGAACCGTCTCGAGCTGGTCCTCTTCCAGCAGGCTCGACGCCACGGCGTGGCCCTGTGCCTTCAGGAAGGTGAACAGCATGCCGCCGCCGACGAGGATCCTGTCCACCCGCGGAAGCAGATGCGAGATGACGCCCAGCTTGTCGCTGACCTTCGATCCGCCGAGGACGACCGCGTACGGGCGCTCCGGGTTCTCGGTCAGACGATCGAGCACATCGAGCTCGGCGGCGATCAGCAGGCCTGCCGCCGACGGGAGCAGCTCGGCGAGCTCGTAGACGCTCGCCTGCTTGCGGTGAACGACCCCGAACCCGTCGGAGACGAGAACGTCCCCGAGCGTTGCCAGCTCCGCGGCGAACGCGGCGCGGGTGGCGTCATCCTTCGACGTCTCCCCCGCGTTGAACCGCAGGTTCTCGATGACGACGACCCCGCCGTCCTCGAGCGAGGCGACGGCCTCCTGAGCCGACTCGCCGACGGTGTCGCGTGCGAAGGCGACAGGAGCGCCGAGCAGCTCGGACAGCCGCTGGGCCACCGGCTCCAGGCTGTACTGCGGATCGGGCGCGCCATCCGGGCGGCCGAGGTGGGAGCACACGACCACGCGGGCACCCGCGTTGATCAGTGCATTGAGGGTCGGCAACGAGGCGCGGACACGGCCATCGTCCGTGATGATCCCATCCCGCAGGGGGACGTTGAGATCACAACGGACGATGACGCGCTTGCCCTCGAGCGACCCCAGTGTGTCCAGGGTGCGCAGAGTCATGTGTCTGAGCTTAGAGGCGCTCGGCCACGTACTCGGTCAGGTCGACGAGACGGTTGGAGTAGCCCCACTCGTTGTCGTACCAGCTGGAGACCTTGATCAGGTTGCCGCTGACGTTGGTGAGCGTCGAGTCGAAGATCGACGAGTGCGGGTTGTGCACGATGTCGCTCGAGACGATCGGGTCCTCGTTGTACTGGAGGAAACCGGCGAGGCGCCCCTCGGCAGCAGCCTTCTTGTACGCCTCGTTGACCTCGTCGACCGTCAGGTTCTCGCGGTCCGTGATGAGGGTGAGGTCGACGATCGAGCCGGTGGGAACCGGGACGCGGTACGAGGAGCCGCTCAGCTTGCCCTGGAGCTCCGGCAGCACCTCGCCGATGGCCTTGGCGGCACCGGTGGAGGCGGGAGTGATGTTGATCGCGGCGGCGCGTGCACGGCGGAGGTCGCTGTGCGGGCCGTCCTGCAGGTTCTGGTCGGCGGTGTACGCGTGCGCGGTCATCATGAAGCCGCGGTCGATACCGAAGGCGTCGTTGAAGACCTGTGCCAGCGGTGCGAGGCAGTTCGTGGTGCAGGACGCGTTGGAGATGATGTGATCCGTCTCCGGGTTGTACGTGTCCTCGTTCACGCCCATGACGAACGTGCCATCGACGCCGGTGCCCGGTGCCGAGATGAGGACCTTCTTCGCGCCGGCCTCGATGTGCTTCTTGGCGAGCTCGGCCTTGGTGAAGAAGCCGGTCGACTCGATCACGATGTCGACACCCAGCTCGCCCCACGGGAGGCCTGCGGGGTCGCGCTCGGCGAACGCCTTGATCGTCTTGCCGTTGACGGTGATGCTGTCCTCGTCGTAGCTGATCTCGGCGTCGAGGACGCCGCCCACCGAGTCGTACTTCAGCAGGTGCGCCAGGGTCTTGTTGTCGGTGAGGTCGTTGACGGCGACGATCTCAAGGTCCGCTCCCTGCGCGAGAGCCGCGCGGAAGTAGTTGCGTCCGATGCGGCCGAAGCCGTTGATACCGATCTTGACAGACACTCAGGTCTCCCTGTTTCTCGTGCGCTGCACGCAGCTTTCCAGCAAGCGTGAAGCGCGGGGTTTTTTGGCTGAGAGGGCGTCCCGACGAGCCGTGGCCCGTCGGGACGCGACCCGATTACGACAGTACCAGCAGGCCGTTCGTCTGCTTACGGGCGACCTCGAGGCGCTGGGCGACGTTCTCCCAGTTCGCGATGTTCCACGCGGCCTTGACGTAGTCGGCCTTGACGTTGAGGTAGTCGAGGTAGAAGGCGTGCTCCCACATGTCGAGCTGGAACAGCGGGATCGTGCCCTGCGCGGTGTTCGACTGCTGGTCGAACAGCTGCTGGATGATCAGGCGCGAGCCGATCGAGTCCCAGCTGAGCACCGCCCAGCCGGAGCCCTGGATGCCGGTCGCTGCAGCCGTGAAGTGGGCCTGGAACTTCTCGAACGAGCCGAAGTACTCATCGATCGCCGCCTTCAGCTCACCCTCGGGCTGGCCTCCGCCGTTCGGCGAGAGGTTCGTCCAGAAGATCGAGTGGTTGACGTGACCGCCGAGGTTGAAGGCGAGGTCCTTCTCGAGCTTGTTGACGTTCGCGAGGTTGCCGCTCTCGCGGGCCTCGGCGAGCTGGTCGAGCGCGGTGTTCGCGCCGGCGACGTAGGCCGCGTGGTGCTTGTCATGGTGCAGTTCCATGATCTTGCCGCTGATGTGCGGCTCGAGAGCTGCGAAGTCGTAGGGAAGGTCGGGGAGCGTGTAGGTCGCCATATCGCTTTCATCCAATCCGCGCCGCGCCGCGGCGCTTGCCGATCCTCCGCGCCGCCGATGTGCGGCGTAGAGCGAACGTGAATCATCCTACTGACGACAACACGGCTGCGTCCCCGATCCTTCCGTCGTATGACGAAGACCCGCCGCCCTCATGTCGGGCGGCGGGTCTTCGTAGAAGGGTGCGGGGTCAGACGTCGAGTCCGACGGGGACCGCGGCTTCCGTTCCGGGGATGCCCTCCTGCTGGGCGCGCTTGTCGGCCATCGCGAGCAGGCGGCGGATGCGGCCGGCGACGGCGTCCTTCGTCAGCGGCGGGTCGGCGTGGTGGCCGAGCTCGTCGAGGCTGGCATCGCGGTGCGCGAGACGCAGCTCGCCGGCCACCTTCAGATGATCGGGCACCTCGTCGGCCAGAATCTCCAGCGCACGCTCGACGCGCGCGCACGCGGCGACGGCAGCCTGCGCGGAACGGCGCAGGTTCGCGTCGTCGAAGTTCACCAGACGGTTGACGCCGGCCCTCACCTCACGGCGCTGACGGAGCTCTTCCCACGCGATCGCGGTCTTCTGGGCGCCCATCTCGTTGAGGATGGTGCGGATGGCCTCCCCCTCGCGCACGACCACGCGCGGCATGCCCCGCACCTCGCGCGCCTTGGCGGCGACGCCGAGTCGGTGAGCGGCGCCGACGAGTGCCATCGCCGCCTCCGAGGACGGGCAGACGACTTCCAGCATCGCCGAGCGTCCGGGCTCGCTCAGAGTGCCCGCGGCGAGGAACGCACCGCGCCAGAGACCCGCGACCTCGGCGCGCGAGCCGGTGGTGAGCCGGTTGGGCAGCCCCCGCACAGGACGCCGACGCTGGTCGAGCAAGCCGGTCTGACGGGCGAGGGTCTCCCCCTGCGCGATCACACGCACCGCCCAGCGGGCGCCGTCGTTCGCTGTGCTCGACTGCACCTGGGCGATCTCGGGTCGCACACCGTAGATCTCGGCGAGGTCACGCGCGACGCGGCGCGCGAGAGTCTCGGCATCCACCTCGGCCTCCACGGCCACACGACCGGCGATCGAATGCAGACCGCCGGCGAACCGGAGGATGGCGGTCACTTCCGCGACTCGCACCGT
The DNA window shown above is from Microbacterium maritypicum and carries:
- the deoC gene encoding deoxyribose-phosphate aldolase; this encodes MTTKELNRRTAVDVLGGEPDDATLRRFLHGLPGVDAVGLEQRAAGLGTRSIKTTSKAWALDTIIKLIDLTTLEGADTPGKVRSLVAKAKNPDAADASTPRVAAVCVYGDMVADAVTALGSLHGDPDDGLISVAAVATAFPSGRSSLAIKLADTAEAVAAGADEIDMVIDRGAFLSGRYGLVFDQIAQVKEACRREDGSYASLKVILETGELNTYDNIKRASWLGILAGGDFIKTSTGKVQPAATLPTTLLMLETVRDWHRGTGEKIGVKPAGGIRSSKDAVKYLVTVAETVGEEWLQPHLFRFGASSLLNDVLLQRQKLSSGHYSGPDYVTID
- a CDS encoding sugar-binding transcriptional regulator, giving the protein MEEDLLMVRVAELYYDEDKTQDEIGGLLKISRWKVGRLLTQARERGIVRIEIVHPRARRLGLERLLVDRFGLTDAVVVPAPDGDDGTLERVAQAAADFLTALRPVPRTLGVSWGRTLRAVAEALPDGWANGVTVVQLNGGVSLNRRSGGAAGLAVTIAQRASGQVSLLPSPAILERVETKQAIESDRTVAAVLEEAAEAQAFLFTAGPCDASSAHVENGYLSAEDVEELARRGAVGDVLGRYVDAEGNIVDSQLDARTVGVSLDRLRGATRAIFVTAGPAKHDIARTVVTSGLCGVLVTDETTARALLEEQ
- a CDS encoding ATP-dependent Clp protease proteolytic subunit — its product is MYTPTFRSAGDLPSSRYVLPQFEERTAYGFKRQDPYNKLFEDRVIFLGVQVDDASADDVMAQLLVLESQDAERDITMYINSPGGSFTAMTAIYDTMQYVAPQIQTVVLGQAASAAAVLLAAGAPGKRLALPNARVLIHQPAMGEAGHGQASDIEIQAAEILRMRTWLEETLAGHTKRTPEQVNRDIDRDNILSASQALEYGIVDQVLTTRKRV
- a CDS encoding ATP-dependent Clp protease proteolytic subunit, encoding MAAEPLLATSVFDRLLKDRIIWLGSEVRDENANEICAKILLLAAEDSERDIYLYVNSPGGSITAGMAIYDTMQFVPNDIVTVGIGMAASMGQLLLTAGTKGKRYITPNARVLLHQPHGGFGGTSSDIQTQAQLIMSMKNRLAEITAAQTGKSVEQINADGDRDRWFTAEEALEYGFVDHIRESASDVIGGGGTDQDTE
- a CDS encoding tetratricopeptide repeat protein: MKTWDERIDEVWGDATGEEVGDDTIARIDALAAERGPDDARAEFERGGARDSAGRPAEAVVLYRRALALGLDEEHRPQCVIQMASSLRNLGEYDDALAVIRTEEELSADGPYRDAIACVHALILASAGRPAQGLSVALLALVPHLPRYHRSMTAYAREIADADT
- the tig gene encoding trigger factor: MANSTVEKLTPTRVKLTITVTPDDLKPSIAHAYEHIAQDVQIPGFRKGKVPAPIIDQRIGRGAVIEHAVNEGLDKFFRDATVEHKLRVVGRPAADITQWPNEKDFSGDLLVDIEVDVRPEIELPSYDGITVTVDAVEADDAALDAELDNMRARFGTLVPVDRPAAKGDFVELDLVATIDGAEIDRAEGVSYEVGSGELLEGIDDAIESLTAGEDTTFRSALVGGDHAGSEAEVSVTVKAVKERELPEADDDFAQIASEFDTIAELRESLAERVAQQGVFTQGSAARDKLVEVLLEQIEIPVPPQLIEDEVHNHLEGEGRLEDEVHRAEVTEASEKQFRTQVLLDTIAEQADVQVSQEELSQYLIQSAAQYGMAPQEFVEALESSNQLPALVGEVARNKALAIALGKVKVVDSNGKPVDLSDFIVTDDEAAEAESAEVEEKPAKKAPAKKPAAKKAPAKKADAADEAEKTAAKKPAAKKAPAKKAADKAE
- a CDS encoding RNA polymerase-binding protein RbpA, which gives rise to MATGGNAIRGTRVGSGPMGEQDHGYHADRIAVSYWDGLGNETVRYFAAGLPEEEIPETIDHPQSGLPAGRDKENPPALAKAEPYKTHLAYVKERRTDEEAVQLLDDALTQLRERRGQ
- the secG gene encoding preprotein translocase subunit SecG, with amino-acid sequence MAILEFVLQVVLGITSVLLTLLILLHKGRGGGLSDMFGGGMTSAVGSSGLAERNLNRFTVVLALTWFVSIVALGLITKFEVI
- the tpiA gene encoding triose-phosphate isomerase, whose translation is MGVNSRTPLIAGNWKMNLDHLQAVAFVQKLHWTLKDAKHEDGSVEVAVFPPFTDIRSVQTLIDADKIPFALGAQDVSAHDSGAYTGEVSGAFLAKLDAKYVIIGHSERREYHSEGDDIVAAKVKASLKHGLVPVICVGETAGDLEKFGASAVPVSQLEAALDGVSPKADIVVAYEPVWAIGSGQAATPQQAQDVCAALRAVIAKVLGDEAAARTRILYGGSVKSGNIASFMREPDVDGALVGGASLVVDEFAAIIRFEKHVGV
- a CDS encoding phosphoglycerate kinase, with amino-acid sequence MTLRTLDTLGSLEGKRVIVRCDLNVPLRDGIITDDGRVRASLPTLNALINAGARVVVCSHLGRPDGAPDPQYSLEPVAQRLSELLGAPVAFARDTVGESAQEAVASLEDGGVVVIENLRFNAGETSKDDATRAAFAAELATLGDVLVSDGFGVVHRKQASVYELAELLPSAAGLLIAAELDVLDRLTENPERPYAVVLGGSKVSDKLGVISHLLPRVDRILVGGGMLFTFLKAQGHAVASSLLEEDQLETVRGYIAEAAERGVELVLPTDVVVAASFGADAAHEVAAADAIESTPFGASGIGLDIGPATAERFAEVIRESKTVFWNGPMGVFEFPAFAAGTKTVAQALTEVDGLSVVGGGDSAAAVRQLGFSDDQFGHISTGGGASLEFLEGKKLPGLEVLGWA
- the gap gene encoding type I glyceraldehyde-3-phosphate dehydrogenase, encoding MSVKIGINGFGRIGRNYFRAALAQGADLEIVAVNDLTDNKTLAHLLKYDSVGGVLDAEISYDEDSITVNGKTIKAFAERDPAGLPWGELGVDIVIESTGFFTKAELAKKHIEAGAKKVLISAPGTGVDGTFVMGVNEDTYNPETDHIISNASCTTNCLAPLAQVFNDAFGIDRGFMMTAHAYTADQNLQDGPHSDLRRARAAAINITPASTGAAKAIGEVLPELQGKLSGSSYRVPVPTGSIVDLTLITDRENLTVDEVNEAYKKAAAEGRLAGFLQYNEDPIVSSDIVHNPHSSIFDSTLTNVSGNLIKVSSWYDNEWGYSNRLVDLTEYVAERL